agattttcatttcacatttttatagtttgatattatattttaatttatatttaaaaagtaaagcaaatagtttttttttttgttttattataatagcttaaaaacccatggcaacaatttatatacaaaaatgtcCGTCGGAAATCTCTAAATTCCCGTTTAAGCACCTCCTGGGGTTGgtcctctccctttttaaattagcctatcttttcAGTTGGACCAAATTACACACAGtgtaaaaaatttcatcaagatcggtccagtagtttcggagttcaTCCCGAACAAACATTGTGGtacgagatttttatatatatgatatagattgacaacaaataataatacaaatcaacaaatacaTGCCCAACTAaactaatagcaaccaatacactattattattttaatctgcaacaataaactaaattttttattatttagtttattttattctagacagatggcgccactattgcatttttaacacccagatttcctacttttcggTTGATTTTCCTAAAACTTTCATTCATATGAACCttgtcctgacaattacgaacacaacaaaaaaaaatgagcgAAATCGGTTTAGCCGTCCACGCGTGCTGCCACGACTAAGGGAAATAggattcatttatatatatataatatagaatagtaGAATACTTTGTGTTTTTCTTTTGTACGATGGTGGTTTTTTTTCCTTCATTATTTAGGtagaataaattcaattttacggTTGTAATGATTGTACCCATCATAGTTCGTAATATTGTGGCCCCTTATTGATTTAACCCACACACTAGCACTAATATTGAacgattattttttgttttctgtaaTTCTCCGttcatttcattttttgttgattataattatattatgttaagaattacaatattaaagtgTTATGACCCTTTGACCCTATATAACATCAGATTAATATACTACACCGtcgattaacatttttaactttataacgttactttttttgttttcttcatTAAAAAGCCTTAGCAGCATTGCACTATTGCAATATCATAAGttcataacaaaaatatcaatgaGGTAAAAAAGATTAGTTTTGtcggtttcaaaaaataataatatatattttgccttcattgtaatttgtaggcaCACACAACaagtaatataatgataatacataagaatttattagttattagaatTATGTGCATCATTGTCATCGTATTGATCTTTGTACaagtataaatagttatatatagattatagttggtatgtataaatattataattataccatacaatttactattatacAGATTCTAATCATTTCCGCAGTCAGTTGCGGTTTTGAatcacaataacataatataatttaatatttataacatcataaatatttttaaataagtccatattttatcacaatgttttttaagattaatacttatttttgataacgataacattattttgaattttacattcccgtgacaattataattacttattgaaatagaatatcatattaaaacgCACGTAtacattaatcataaaatatatatagagtgcactgaataaataatttttaatgataatttaatgcTTACTATACCGAGTGAACGGTGTGGTCCAGGACCGTTGAAacataaaaatggtaaaaaaagcACATATCTCAGCCAAAgcggtacaaaatattaaaataattaataaatagataaatataagcATATCCTCTTACAGCACGTAGACTTCCACTGATCATACTTTGATCAAGAACATTAAAGGCTGCAAGATACGGTAAGATacggtaagtacctataatataatatatatttccgaACAACGGTTCAGGTCACTGAGGGACGATTTTTCATCGGGGGCACGTCCATCCTGCAAGCTCACCACTATATAGTTACGCCAAAGATCGTGGAATTATGTTTGCTACCCGGGTTTACCGTCAGTCCGATCCATTGATCCACCAACCTAACGGTTGCAGATTGCATAGAGATCACGATTTTGTCGTGGTGGGACGCGATGCGAAATATATAGTCTGACGCCGGATGTGGTCAATATTACAGGTTAGTAGGTTACTATAGGTCAGGTCGACCTAACCGATCAGTTCGATGTGGATCTGTTCACGGCTCTTGTTGTTGGTCTCGGGCACGTAGAACAACACGAACAGGAACCCGGCGGCCGAGAACGCAGCGAACGAACACCACAACAACACGGGGTTCGCCTCGACGAAGATCTTAAACGTTTTCATAATGACGAACGACAGGGACCAGGAAAAGCACGCGGCCATGGACTGTATGCGGCCGCCGTACAAGGCCGGTGACAGTTCGGTGCTTATGAACCATGGAATTGGTCCCAGGCCCAACCGGAAGGCGGATATGAACACACACAGTACAAACAGCAGGGATATCCTCCATGGCGATTCCATAAGCGTttctacatacataataataatttgttaggCATTAAGATCTTGAAGGcactataggtatttatatgatttttattgtcACGATATTAAGCATAATGTTTGGAGGTAAAcgttcttaataaaaaatataaatcaacgaccaACTTTACCAGATTTCGAGAATTTAACCAGAAAGTctcgtattatataggtatagtctgCATATTGCGTTATCGTATGACATATATTATGTCATGGCAATCGCAACATCCGGTTTTTAATTCCGATTCGACGTGgtgtttcaaaataatactgGCCACATTTCGAAACGAACCAACCACAGCAAAATATTTCACTCACCTTTTTCTATAAGGCTGAAGTAAACAACCAAGAGGACGAGACATGCGGTAATCACCGCGGACGAGGTCAACAGCAGAGTCCTCCGTCCGACCTTGTCGACAAGCAGGAACGACACCCCGGAAGCGACCAGTTGGAATGTGCCGACTATGATGCACGCTGTGTTTGGATCGATGGTGGATCCGGACATTTTGAATAATGTGGATGAGTATTGGATCACTCCTCCGGCGCCGGACATTCGCTGTACGAGCACCAGGCCGAAAGAAATTATCGTCACCTTCGCCAAGAATTTCCTGGAACCATTTGTAAAtccttattaaaattattgtaaaaaatatgaacctCGTGCGCTTTGCTCGTGTGCGACTAGTGACTGTATCATATTACAATCAAAGGCACGtaagttatcaattatttttctaaagttTGAGTTAATtgccttataaaaaaaatgtaacaaagcTTATTggataatgttaattttaaaatacagaacCATCTCGAACGTACAATATTGCAATTTGCATTTTTCAGCGTTGTTTTACAagttttttggaaaatttattttatcactaaatttatttttttaatcaataagttcttttctttattttttattcttggtTGTACACTTTAGTTggtatatttatgattaaatattaccaACATATTATCGTACGTGAGCTGCGAACacggtaataactaataacacactaatactagtattaattacaatttaacaaattacattaaataaaatattacaaatttaagcTAGAAGGTGATTTAATGAAGCAATAGTCGTCAGTcgataaaaaaatgaaacaaacaataaatacgCGAAGtcgtgaaatataaataatgaaatattaaaatgcgtCGCGTACACGAAATGGAGTGTCCCCAATCGGTAGTACGACAACGAGAGATGCTGCCGCCGTGATTTCAGATTTCATTACAATTTCTCATTAAAAAGTTTGCACGTTTCCTTTAATTTGCAAAAGTATCATCTGCAAAAGTTGTCTAAGTTTTTCcaatttattaggtattcatTTATTCTGTAGATAATTAGTTAGGTCCGGTCAAAAAAACaccaatatgtatattgtttaaagGGCAACTCCTGcttcgagataataatataatttatatataggtaatattatatatagtataataatatataatattaggtatttacacTGTCGTGCCgccgttatatatttttattacttatctcGCGCCACGACTGTGGGCGCTAGAaaacaaactaataataaataatactaaacgtaaatagtaaaaaaatattaattacttgttTACGGCACTCATTTTTCTACCACGGTCAAATAACTCATCGTCGAGGCACTTAGATGACTCTATTTTATCGAACTCGTTTTTGACATTGAACCACCTACCCCTTAACCATCTGTAAACAACAAACTACAGTTCAATAATATAACacgtaaattcaaaataattggttTAACTTTAGAGTAagtaaacttaaaatttgttttggatGAATAGTGGCTTTAAGCAAcctgatatataaatattattatctatctttttgaatttattttcgtttacgtttattcaattattattatattgaacatagaaaaaaccatttaatttagtatataggtattatataatctgaatcactaatataatatattgttaataagtaataagcatttacattttaaaattttgacgaGTGGAAAGAAATAGCGAGCGGTATTCCACAAAATTGTGGTCTAGTGCTTGTCGAAACTTTAAATgcccaataatataatatatccgaaaatgataaaaatatgataaaaaaaaaaatagtaaaaaatttaaaaattagacaaaatgtgattttttaacatcactAAAAACTGACATGGAAAAGGCGAGTGagtactataaaaattatacacccAGCTGGttactatttaaatacatagtataatatataaagtaacTGACCTCAGCGCCGATGCCGCTTGTTCATACTGGCCGACGTTGTACAGGTGGACGGGCGACTCGGGCACGTACGCGAACAGCACAACAAACGTTACCGGCACGACGGCACACGCCAGACAGAACTGTCTCACTCCATCCAACACCGCCCTGGCCACGTAAGCGTATAGTATGCCGACGCACAGCATAAAGTCCAGAAACACCCCTGTGCGGCCACGCAACACGTCCGACGACACCTCCCGGGCGTAAAGCGGCACGGCCACGGTGGTCGCGCCCACCGATATCCCACAGACAAATCGTCCCATGCACTCCAGGAACAACTGCAAATCAGCGAACACATTGTACACACGATTccatatttattgttgttatagttgttgtgattttttaaaattgttgtgcGTATTtgcagatattatatatttgcagGTGTTTTCTAACGGATACTTAGTTCGGTTTTTACGTCCACACGGACAAGACTAATACAATTGACTCgtcacattttcaaaatttaattttcatctcCCTGAAACTAGGTAGTACATATCAGAGGTATACCCTAACCTACCTATACTGGAAATAGGTGAGTAAAATTGacttaaaatcatataatattgataaacgtCTAAACGTCTATTGTTTATTGTATCAGACACGACCCAAGCacattcatttttgaaataaaacagCACAcgaatcaattaatatattatattattacgtcatATTTGATTAGTAAATGGAAGAAAATGGGATTTAcgtaaattaggtataatatacttaaagtgCTATAACCTATGGCTGGTATAGAAAACCAATAGCCGTAGACGTCGACACGATGTCGTCAATTGTTCAACTCGATTTTTGTCTCGAATTTATCACATTTCAATTATTGGAATAGACTTGTGTGTTGtgtgttcaaaattaattaacataatatatacccattgtattatcattattttggataactgtttttttgtgtataatcGTATAGGTAaccgtatacataaatattatgtggctcgagtgaaattaaattgaaaattaaaccatttttttctataacgtTTTGACGTACTAGGGTAAAGACggtatattgatattatgttgtaggtatatatgggTGAAATGTCAACGTTGTAATGATTATGAGTTAAGACGGTGAAAAACGATTACGgaaattagtaggtaattatgATTACAAAAGTCTTAAAAAATGCGTTATTAAACTGTATTACAATTATTGCAAGTGCGTCAATTATAACTCAGAAGCACCTATATTAACTAaacatggtaatattatattttgtcattataatagaataataaccGTGAACcgcattattcattattcacgttattattaacgtctACATTTTGTCTACACTAAATAACTCGATAACAATATGTACACTGTTGACTGGACTTTTGGTCCCACCTATAGGTACTGCTTTTAATCTCGTTTAAACAtggaactaaattattacgaatTGCGATAACGTTCgctaaagtattataaataattatttgatacgtataacgtattattatataatattagatggcATATACCCACACCACACCGATGCAAACCCgcaatatttcatatttctactaaaataatattagtttatgttACAAATCGTTAATCACATCGTATCCGAAAAAAACCTATGCGCACTATATTTGGGTTCACTGTCCAGCGATTAAAGCGGTATAGTGtataccacgatttaagatattatacaggTTTAACACTTTAACTTAACATCGACCTATGACGAATAGTGCTTTACGGTGACTGGTGAACCaactatctgaaacagctgAGGGCCCAGAATCACTAGCGCTCGTTgtggtttaaatatgttaaatatatatatataatatcatgacaaTATAAACCACTTACCACGGTTATCTGCTTTTGataccaataatacctatagtatatagtattattaaatctttaaatatttgtcCTCAGGGTGTGCTAGTAGTACTGGGAAcagctgtttcagatagttAGTTCACCGGTCAAATTATGGGAGTTCGATACGCATCctatatatcttaaatcgtggtgtATACCGATATTAGGTATCAGGTGGGTCCCGACTCCCGAGTTGATTTTGATAGAACCTACACACCGAACCACGTATGCAAAATGTGGGTAATGAGTTATGACTTAcctaaatgtgtttttttatatttttatcaaaatatttatcgtttatttttttaaatatattttaaaactgtcaGCTTACCGTGTGTCATATCGAGACCTACAAGTTATCAAACCAAACACGGCAAGTCGTTATTTTTgctttgataaaattattatctatgtcaTACTCACGCTCTCCAACCGCAACAGACATAATACCCATCCGGCAATCATGGGGGCGGCCAGCCAGAGCAGCAGTGTCTTGCGGCCATACTTTTGACTCAAAAAGCCGGCAGGTAATGCTCCAACCAGTGCGCCGACCACGTAAATCGATATGATCCACGATTCCTGTTCGGTAGACCACTTCTTCAAATCTTCGTCTTTGAAATTTCCTTCAGTCGGAGACCATCCCGCGATGACTGTGCCCGCCGACAGCGACATCAACGAGGCTAtacataacgttataataacataaaatgtacaatactgCTATAATGGTTTTAACTGGGGATTGCAGGTAGAACATAAATTCTCGCGCAAACTCGAACTTAATTATCTTCTCTTAATCTtattctatataaaattatcagatattttattgttgaaaaatataaactagaacattatttaaatacgagtaaaatacattaatataggtacctactaatgttttaaaatgttacctaGAAGGCACGCCAACAGTTGTCGGCGACCAGATTTTGCATCCTCCTCCTCGGTTGTTCCAATAAGTCTATCATTTTCTCTGAACCTCTTTCTATCCATATCGATCctttcatatatattatgtatgtaatatattttatactgatagACGTAACATGTTTTGAACGTTGATGTTTTAAGTCTCTTGGACTACTGCCTGAAACACAGAAACATTCCCATATACAGAGTGTCTAACCgagttaacataactatataatacaaccgtagtttttcatattttaaactcaaatagtaaatatttaacaattattaaaagactcaataaaaataagtagttctacttttcatgtatttacataaATCAGCTTTAAATTATGGCTGAATCAAATTTTTgagaaatacaatataataaataacaagaaattaaaaaaatgtatacaaagaCTCTCCAATACTTTCTTAAAAATGTCCACATTAAAAAATAgtggaaattatttaatttgtatgtatttatataaattattaagcatTAATCTGAATTTTTCTTAAAAcctagaaaaaattaatttcaaaatttacaataaaaccaTTAGGAAAAaagaatcatttttaattaattattaaattaatataatttattaacaaatattaaaaaaaaatattcacaatCTTCCCTTATTAATACCTTAATGATCGTcggtaataatactaattttgatttattatttttgcaatcCATAGGATAGATAAcctcatacaattataattgtaataatgttataatttatatatgataataattattaaaacggtatcattttcattgatattcgactttttatatattttttttttaattgatcttgagcccggcagctgaggccattagctatttttagttttactgtaggttattaagtcggtagggggaggaacacgtgtgtgtttttatatttgtttgtaatattatatactataataggtatactataaatatttattgttataaattgacTTTATCATTTTGAAGgtgaataatgttttttagttaattacacttttatattacaatgatgttatttattattgtactttgtacattgtataacatattgtctcaacaatataatatgtctcgTTTTTTTAACGATAAATCGATGGATATGTTATAAGTTTTGATGATTTATTGAATTTCTGAATTGTTAtccctattttttttaatttgagtttACTCCTTATAAGATGacataagtaattaaaaataaatatatatatacctattacctatatatactaacgtttgagtataataattaagtataatattaatgacagCCCCCGGCTGACTTAACTTCACTGCAATTAGccaactgtgtttttatatattagtgtGTGTTTGTCATAGTTGATAAGGTCTAAGGTGTTTGTCTATCTGGAAAGTATACAGACACACAGCGCTCGTATGaatgaatgttttatttttaattgttgcaGTTCCGTTCGTGCAGGCTcatatcaaacaatattatggtcaatattttattattatttttaagctactaaaaataatttataaactaatgcTAAATCGCCTAGTAAAACTACTGGACTTAAGTTGgggtggtttttaatttttattcataaacacatttactgtattttaccttgagcaaattttaatattccaaaaactgttaaaatatagttagtaataaaaaaaaaaaaatatactaaatatgcTAAAAATACCCGTTTTACGGTtggttaaaaatcaaatattaaacaacGCTTCGattaaaatgaaacaaaatccgttttaaaaattttaatccaCCTAAAAATAACCCCTTAATTTTCCCTGGCGATCAGGTCTAAATACCGGCTTCTTGTATGTTGCCTGCAGTCTCCTTTAAATTGTCTTTAACTAAAGACGAAAgtgtactttatattatattttctgatacgtataattatttagaaaaccATCGACCAACCGTTTATCGCATGTTGCTTATTTAGACGTGTGACATGTGTGGTGTGTACTGCCGTTTATGGTGTACAGTGTCAAATAAGCAAATAGGACACAGTACATAATATTGCATACAAGACGCGTAAGACGGTATTAAATTACGATCTACTTGCCAAGACTTTGATAACGCTATACCCAgtgtaatatgtttataaaatttcgttttaatgtacctattgtaatgACCGCCActcttcaaaaatatatttttataaaaagagtGTTATCGTCATAacccttaaaatatatattataatattgtatatacagtcACACCgatgtttatactataatatctgtggtcctatattattatacccttTGCTTAATTAAACTGTTTCATCGGCTCGGACGACATCCCTCGAACATCGGTCCGATTCACACAACAGCACTCTCTCTGCGTACGCCCTTGGTGACAGTCATACGTGatgagatatataatatatgttaggtataatatttttgtgtcttaaataataaatgtactctTTCAAATACCTCTAATATATCAATTGTGTtcttgattaatattaaaatataagtaaatcaatattaaaccTATTTCTTTTTCCTTCGTTCATCGAATACTTAGCGAGTATGCAGTCGAATTTTTCGGCCAAGtcaatttactatataattaaatccatatatatatgtacttatgtgtatgtacatatatacatattagaatATAGTAATTTAGAATGTGTACgcagtatatataaatagtaaatcatatataagtaaatataagtatatacgtatatattgaGCAGTGAGCACACATCTTATTTTCACATTACTACACTATCTTTAGATCACGTAATACTGTTTTGTACATACTTTGCATTGTaaacattatgattttaaaactattcaTGCGGtcactttatattttatggtttgaCAGATTCATTACGATATTTGCGACGAAAGTACCTACGCcagatattatgttatcaacCCTTAAAAGAATTGAAACATATCTTCGA
Above is a window of Metopolophium dirhodum isolate CAU chromosome 3, ASM1992520v1, whole genome shotgun sequence DNA encoding:
- the LOC132941637 gene encoding facilitated trehalose transporter Tret1-like, whose amino-acid sequence is MDRKRFRENDRLIGTTEEEDAKSGRRQLLACLLASLMSLSAGTVIAGWSPTEGNFKDEDLKKWSTEQESWIISIYVVGALVGALPAGFLSQKYGRKTLLLWLAAPMIAGWVLCLLRLESLFLECMGRFVCGISVGATTVAVPLYAREVSSDVLRGRTGVFLDFMLCVGILYAYVARAVLDGVRQFCLACAVVPVTFVVLFAYVPESPVHLYNVGQYEQAASALRWLRGRWFNVKNEFDKIESSKCLDDELFDRGRKMSAVNKKFLAKVTIISFGLVLVQRMSGAGGVIQYSSTLFKMSGSTIDPNTACIIVGTFQLVASGVSFLLVDKVGRRTLLLTSSAVITACLVLLVVYFSLIEKETLMESPWRISLLFVLCVFISAFRLGLGPIPWFISTELSPALYGGRIQSMAACFSWSLSFVIMKTFKIFVEANPVLLWCSFAAFSAAGFLFVLFYVPETNNKSREQIHIELIG